CTTGGAGGTGAGCCCATGACAGAGAGTCATATCTCGACATGGTCCAGACATGTACAGCTTTTCAACGCATATGGTGTAAGTGAGAGTACTGGTATTGCAGCGCTGGCGTCAAACTTCAAGCCAGGTGTTTCGCCAAGCAACATTGGGTATGGTTGTGGTTCCAGGTTATGGGTTGTTGCAATTGATCAGCCTGACAAGCTGGCACCCATCGGCGCACTGGGTGAACTTGTCATTGAAGGTCCATCTATCTCACGTGGTTATCTGGGTGACAAGAGTCGGACAGACCAGCACTTTACATCAGAACCTACATGGAAGAAGCGGATCTACGAGGAATACGGTCATCGTCACTCTGGCAGTCGAACATTCCGTACGGGAGATCTGGTGCGGTACAATCTTGATGGGTCTTTGCAATTGGCAGGAAGGCGAGATCATCAAGTCAAGGTCAATGGGCAGAGACTTGAATTGACAGCGGTTGAGCATCACATCTCAACATGTCCGCAGGTGTCAGAAACAGGCTTCTCTCACAtcgctgttgttgctgtcaAGGTAGGGAACAACGGGTCCACGAAGCTTGTTGCCTTCCTAGGACGCGACACATCCAGAGAGGCGTTTACTCCCGCTCAGATGGTACCCGAACAGCTAAAGCATATGGATAGCTTGAGGACGACTCTTGAGAAATACCTTCTGATGGACTTACCAGCATTCATGGTTCCGTCAGAGTTTGTCTTTTTGCAACATATGCCGCTTACAACATCCAACAAGCTCAATCGACTTCTCCTACAGAACACGGCTACTCAAGCACTATCGGTCCATCAATCTGAGAACCTGAATGGTCATGATGTGGGTGATGACAAGGGACCATCTACCGAGAATGAGAGGGTGCTTGTGGAGACTTGGGTTGTGTTACTGGGTATCAAGAAGTCGGTCATCTCACGAACTGACTGCTTCTTTCGACGCGGTGGAGACTCCATGGCTGCCATCAAGATGGTAGCAAGTCTCCGTGAGGCAGGTTTCAGTGTGTCCGTATCTGACATCTTCAAGACATCAGTATTGTCAGAATTGGCCCGGGCTATGATTCGAACAGATGGGTCTTTCTCTGCAACAATGCCTGTCGTATTCTCTATGCTTGAGGATCCCAGCCAAACCGTTGACTCGATCGCCCGAGAGTCAGGCCTCTTGGTCGATGACATTGAGGATGCATACCCATGCACACACATGCAGCAAGGACTTCTCGCTTTGACGGCGCAGAACTCGCGGGCATATATCGGCACATACGTCTGGCAACTTGCTTCTGGGGTTGATGAGAAGCGGTTCATGCTTGCTTAGCAAGAAGTTTGGCAGCGCAATCTGATTTtttattaggtaatttttaaggcataagtcctaaagtatatatataaaattaatttataaaaaaatatagtttttaaacttaaatattaatataaatctaatctaaaagtatatattataacttataaaattaaaattataataattactataaaagcttttattctttttaaaaattaataattattaaatattttcttattaatattaataaaactatataattatataattattatataaaataataaattttaaaatctttattaattttaattatatattaaattaaaaaattatttataaaagtttaatctttataattaattttattttaaaaaaaagaaattaattaaaaaaatttaaagcttttaataactttttaaataatttttctcttaatatttaaagttaatatattattaatataaataataattaaattattatttttattttttttaattataaggcttttaattatataattaattattaaattaataaattaaaatttaaatctttattatataaaaagaaaaaagccttaaaagccttttataaaataaaatatagtaataatattaatatattaaaaaataaaatactttaaataaaattactttttaatctttaaaataatctttagaataatttttaataaaaaaaataaattattaataatttataaaatatttaataaaaataatattattttataaaaagtttattaaattaaaatttattatattaaaaatcctataaagtattaaaaatcctataaagttaaaagactaAGGAAGGTTCtaaggaagaaaggaaaaagcttataattaatgctatagcttttaatacgATAAAGTTCAATGCAATCTGATTCTTCGCACTCGGGCGATACAGACACCGGTAGGACTCTTTCAAGTCGTTGTTCAGGCCGATATGCCCTGGGAAGAAGTTTATTCGGTGACAGGCTTTCCAACGGCTATTGATATCAACCAAGGTCCTCTTGCCAAGTTCTATCGAAGTGCTGAGGCTTTCCGTCTGGACATTCACCATGCTTTGTTCGACGAATGGTCTCTGGATCTACTTCTCGCGCAAGTCCAGAGAGCTTACTCGGGAGGGAGTCTGGAGATGAAGGCGTTCAGTCCATTCGTGAGACATTTACTCGAGCAAGACCAGATGAGCTCCGAGACATTTTGGCGACAGCAATTTTCTGGCCTGGGGGCAGCGCATTTTCCCGCCACTGCTTCGAAGGCAGGAACTACAACCAAGACAATTGTGCTTGAATGCAATCTGCCGTTCGATGTCGAGATGTCGACCAAGTACACTCTTTCTTCCGTTGTTCGACTTGCGTGGGCCATTCTTTTATGGCAACAGACAGGTTCTGAGGATGTCGTGTTTGGCGCAACTGTTAGTGGTCGAAATGCCAATGTCGATGGTATTGATCAGATTAGCGGACCAACCTTGGCAACTCTGCCTATTCGTATCAAGCTACCGATTGAGACTTCTGTTCAAGAAGGTTTAGCAGTGGTTCAGGATCAGTTCGTCAGCATGATTCCACATGAGCAAATGGGTCTGTCTCGCATTCGACAATTTGGAAAAGAAGCCATTGAAGCATGCAACTTCCAGAATCTTCTTGTTGTGCAACCGCATGAACAGAAGATGGAGTCTTCCGTGTTTCTGTCTTCAACTGGTGATGCCTCTTCTTTGGATAACGCCAAGGCATTTGCAAGCTATCCACTAGTCCTGACATGTCGGCCAGATGAAGACCGGATCAACTTCAAAGTGGCATTTGACTCTGACTTGATCACTTCAGAGACTGGTGAGAGTCTTCTCAGACAGCTATCTCACGTTGTGAGACAGATCATGACATCTGGATCTGTGGCTATCAAGGATATCAGCTTGGTTCCTCCGCAGGATATTGAGAAATTGCGAGGATGGGACCATGCAGTCCCGACACCTGTCGAGATATGTATTCACCATCGTATTCGACAGCTTTCCACAGCCCATCCAGATGCACTTGCAGTCCACTCCATGGATCTTGACTTGACGTACCGACAAGTCGAGGACTATTCAAACCACTTTGCATGCCATCTGATCAGTCGAGGCGTCAAGCAAGGTGATTTTGTACCCGTCACGATAGAGCGATCACCATGGGCCCCAGTGATTATGCTCGCAGTCCTCAAGACGGGAGCCGCCTTTGTACTTCTCGATCTTTCACACCCTATTCAACGGTTGAGAACGATGTGTTCTATGGTCGATGCCAATATACTCGTCACTTTTGAACAGACCAAGCACATCGGGGACAAGCTATCACTTGCTATCACAACCTTTGACCCAACGGCGTATCTTGAAGGACAAGACTTCAAATCTTTACCTCCAGCGATCTTTCCACACCCAGACTCTCCTGCTTGCGTTGTCTTTAGCTCTGGATCTACAGGTGTACCCAAGGGTATAGTACTTCCCCATGGTGCTATCGCCACGAGCGCGACTGTCATGCGAGAACACGGCAACCTCACCGCGAACAGTCGGGTCTTCCATTTTGCTTCATTCGCATTCGATATCAGTATCGGAGAGATCTTGTTTACTCTTGCAGCTGGTGCCTGCATTTGTGTGCCACAAGAGCAAGAACGAAGAGACAATCCCGCCAAGGCAGCAGGCGATCTCAAGGCCACATGGGCTCTGTTAACTCCTTCTGTCATCAACCTGTTCGATCCTACGGATGTACCAACTTTGGAGACTTAGGGCTCCTGTGGTGAACCTCTTACCTCTCAGATTGTGGATATCTGGGCGCATAGATTGGAACTATTTGCAATGTATGCACCAGCGGAATGCACTGTCATTTCGCACATTGGTCGCGTCTTCCCGGAAACCCACCCATCTCACATCGGTCGCAGCTTTGGAGCTTCTTCATGGGTGGTTGACCCAACCGATCACAACAGGCTTGTCCCGATCGGCACTATCGGCGAACTACTAGTGGAGGGACCTGTGGTTTCCACTGGCTATCTGAAGGACCAGGCAAGGACTGACCAGGTCTTTGTCAACAACCCTTCCTGGCTCTCCCAGTTCCGTTCGAATTGTGGGAGAATGTACAAGACTGGTGACCTTGTGAGACAAATGCCGAATGGTTCCCTGCAATTCCTAGGACGTAAGGACGATCAGGTGAAACTTCACGGTCAGAGACTCGAAGTTGGTGAAGTTGAACACTGCTTGATGTCTGTTTGTAAAGACGTCAAGGCTGTCGCGGTTGAGTGTGTCAAGGTTGCAAGCCAGAACAACCGGGCTGCGTTAGTCGCCTTTCTCGCCCCGCACAATGAAGGAACATGGGGCCAACTTCCAGGCGACAATGCTTCTGAGGACAGTGATTTACAGTGGATTACTCCACCAAATGAACTATTCTACTCCACCATTGAAGCGATGGACTCATCTTCGCGGGATCAACTTCCAACGTACATGGTTCCCACGTACTTCATACCTATCGCCCATCTTCCTCTCAGTCTTTCAGGAAAGATCAATCGACGTCTTCTGCGCGAAGAGTTTTCGAAGGGCATCTCGAATAACCTCGATCGGTATCAGTTGAGAACTAGTAGAGTCGAGCTGGGGGAGTCACCGAAAACTGCACATGATCGAGACATTCAAGAGATTATGGCAAAGGTTCTCCATTTAGACACTCAATCAGTACCTATGAACAGCAATTTCTTCAATCTTGGAGGAGATTCCATCTCGGCGATGGCTGCTTCCACGCTCGCCAGACGGAGAGGTATTGACTTGACGGTTGCTACCATCTTTACGCATCAGATCCTATCCAAGATCTCTTTGGCATGCGCTCCAGTCAATGGAGAGGCGACAAAGAACGCGGTACACAACGCTAGCATTGGCGAGGAACAGGCTGGAAACGCTCCCAATGGCGGCCAGATCTCTCTTGATGAACTCCCAAGTCACATTCCACAAGATGTCTTGGACAATGTCGTTGAAGCCAGCCCTGCGACCGAGTTCCAAGTGATGACTTTGTTCAACTTTTACAGTCGTCACCTATGGATATCATTGCCTGGCGGAGTAGATGAGAAGCGCTTAGAGGTTGCTTGTAATAGCCTCGTCCAGAAGCACTCCATCTTGCGCACAGTCTTTTACACCAATGCCGATGGTTCCATCATCCAATTGACTCTACGCGAGATGCCAGTCTCATTGACGCACTATTCAAATATCGATGATCTGGAAAGGCATTGTGCAGATGACTCGCTTGCTATGGGCGTACCTACTGACGGTAACCCTGGACTACAGGTTCAGCTCTTGAAGTTGAGGGATTCGCGAATGTTCTTAGCATTACGACTACCCCATGCACTTTTTGATGGGATGTCTCTGAGTACTATCTGCGAAGACCTCAGTTCTGCGTACACAGGACAAGAGATGCTCCCTTGCGCTCAATTCTCAGACCATGTACAACGCGTCTGGCAGAAGCGAACACCCGAGACTTATCAGGTATGGAGAGATATTCTACAGGATGCTCCCGTAACTGCCATGAGTAATGAAAGTGACTTTCTCCCGAAGAAAGCTGCGTCGATATCTATCACACACGAACCTCGAGGAGTGACTGCAACATTGGAGACTACGCCAATTTCACCACCTAAGAGTACAACCATGGCAACATTGGTCAAACTGGCGTGGGCAGTCACACTCTCCAGACTTTTTACTACTAGCCAGAAGTACGACGGGGCGAGTGATGTTGTCTTTGGACAGGTTGTTCACGGTCGTGGTCTTGGAATACCCCACGAAGACCGCATCGTTGGACCATGCCTCAATATTATCCCAGTACGAGTGCACTTCCCACGATCGCCCAACAAACACGACCTACTTTCTCAAGTGCAGCAACAGCACGTCCAGACAATGCCAGTTCAaaaccttggtcttggtgagATCACTAGCAATTGTACATCGTGGGAACCTGGCACCAAATTTGGCAGTTTTGTGAGATTCCAAAACTTTACCAACAGCGATGATCCTACGTGTATTTTTGATGGAAATATTTGCGAGACGGGATTGTACAGTCTTCCGAATCGACCGTCCAAGACGGCCAATGTGCTTGTTGTTCCAAAGGGCTCCCGATTGAAGATTACAATGACTGTTTCTAGTGAAGTGTTGGATGATGAGGCGGCGGATTATGTGGTTAAATACTTTGGTGATATGATTGAGAGCTTGGGCAAAGATGAGGACGACTGCAGTTATCTGTGTTAGTTGGTGAATGTCTGTAAATCCTTCATAATATACAACCCTATTCTCTAGATGTCATGGTCAATTTCTGGGTCGTCTTTAGGTCGTACTATTCCAATTAACTTATTACATGTTGTTCGTCTAAGTGGAGGGGGTGTTCAATTAATGGACGTAGGTTTAACTAGTCGGCAGTTTTTGCAACAGTTCTCAGGTCCACTTTCAGTGGGTAGTTCACTAAAACTGGTTCCGTCTGCGTATAAATATAGCGCTCGTCCCCTAGAATGTTTTTATTGAACCCTCATGACTGTCCAACACTCCATTCGGCCATCATGACTTCCCACAACTTTCGCGTCGCCATCCTTCAAAACTTCATACTCGAAGATACTGGAGGCAAACCCATGATTGCAAGAATCAGTCATTTGATTCGCCAGTCCAAACCAGATGCCGAGATTAATGTCTATGCTGCTATCCAGGGTGATACACTCCCTGACCTGGATAAACAAGAcctcatcatcttgacaGGAGGGCCATTCAACCTGATGAAAGATGAGAAACCCAAATGGGTCACCGAAACGCTGGAGTACCTAAGACTGGCCACTATGAGCCGATCAAAGCCTAAGATTT
This Fusarium poae strain DAOMC 252244 chromosome 3, whole genome shotgun sequence DNA region includes the following protein-coding sequences:
- a CDS encoding hypothetical protein (TransMembrane:1 (o406-426i)), with protein sequence MPWEEVYSVTGFPTAIDINQGPLAKFYRSAEAFRLDIHHALFDEWSLDLLLAQVQRAYSGGSLEMKAFSPFVRHLLEQDQMSSETFWRQQFSGLGAAHFPATASKAGTTTKTIVLECNLPFDVEMSTKYTLSSVVRLAWAILLWQQTGSEDVVFGATVSGRNANVDGIDQISGPTLATLPIRIKLPIETSVQEGLAVVQDQFVSMIPHEQMGLSRIRQFGKEAIEACNFQNLLVVQPHEQKMESSVFLSSTGDASSLDNAKAFASYPLVLTCRPDEDRINFKVAFDSDLITSETGESLLRQLSHVVRQIMTSGSVAIKDISLVPPQDIEKLRGWDHAVPTPVEICIHHRIRQLSTAHPDALAVHSMDLDLTYRQVEDYSNHFACHLISRGVKQGDFVPVTIERSPWAPVIMLAVLKTGAAFVLLDLSHPIQRLRTMCSMVDANILVTFEQTKHIGDKLSLAITTFDPTAYLEGQDFKSLPPAIFPHPDSPACVVFSSGSTGVPKGIVLPHGAIATSATVMREHGNLTANSRVFHFASFAFDISIGEILFTLAAGACICVPQEQERRDNPAKAAGDLKATWALLTPSVINLFDPTDVPTLET